In Modestobacter versicolor, a single genomic region encodes these proteins:
- a CDS encoding DUF3618 domain-containing protein, whose protein sequence is MTSSDPDVIRRQIEDTRANLSYEVDALNEKVNPTRVVDRRVGKAKSTVSGLKERVFGAAHDTGAQMSNTTSNVAGSAQHAASSAAGSVQSAASSAMGAVQSAPDTIQRQAQGNPMAAGLIAFGVGWLVSSLLPTSEKEKQLASQAESAVKEHSQPLVDQAKNVAQEIGDNLKPMAQDAVESVKSTAQEGVQTVKSEGQSAAQDVQGQAQQSRETVQGHVSS, encoded by the coding sequence ATGACCAGCAGTGACCCGGACGTGATCCGCCGCCAGATCGAGGACACCCGCGCCAACCTCAGCTACGAGGTCGACGCGCTGAACGAGAAGGTCAACCCGACCCGCGTCGTCGACCGCCGCGTCGGCAAGGCCAAGAGCACCGTCAGTGGTCTGAAGGAGCGGGTCTTCGGAGCCGCCCACGACACGGGAGCGCAGATGAGCAACACGACGTCGAACGTGGCCGGTTCCGCCCAGCACGCCGCCTCCTCCGCGGCCGGCAGCGTGCAGAGCGCCGCCTCCTCCGCGATGGGCGCCGTGCAGTCGGCCCCGGACACGATCCAGCGCCAGGCCCAGGGCAACCCGATGGCCGCCGGCCTCATCGCCTTCGGCGTGGGCTGGCTCGTCTCCTCCCTCCTGCCGACCAGCGAGAAGGAGAAGCAGCTCGCCTCGCAGGCCGAGTCGGCCGTCAAGGAGCACTCGCAGCCCCTCGTCGACCAGGCCAAGAACGTGGCCCAGGAGATCGGTGACAACCTCAAGCCGATGGCGCAGGACGCCGTCGAGTCGGTCAAGTCGACCGCGCAGGAGGGCGTCCAGACCGTGAAGTCCGAGGGCCAGTCGGCTGCTCAGGACGTCCAGGGCCAGGCCCAGCAGTCCCGCGAGACGGTCCAGGGGCACGTCAGCTCCTGA
- a CDS encoding response regulator transcription factor, whose product MDAAVRVLVADDEEDIRLLVCLAVGKAGGTVVAAVADGAQALAAARAERPHLVVLDVSMPEATGLEVCAALRADPATAGCRVLLLSAGASPDDVARGLAAGADAYLPKPFTIAGLVAEVRELTATLPA is encoded by the coding sequence GTGGACGCAGCCGTGCGCGTGCTGGTCGCCGACGACGAGGAGGACATCCGCCTGCTCGTCTGCCTCGCCGTGGGCAAGGCGGGGGGCACCGTGGTGGCCGCGGTCGCCGACGGGGCGCAGGCGCTGGCCGCCGCCCGCGCGGAGCGTCCGCACCTCGTCGTCCTCGACGTCTCCATGCCCGAGGCCACCGGGCTCGAGGTCTGCGCGGCACTGCGCGCCGACCCGGCCACCGCCGGCTGCCGGGTCCTGCTGCTGTCGGCCGGGGCCTCCCCCGACGACGTCGCGCGGGGGCTCGCCGCCGGCGCCGACGCGTACCTGCCCAAGCCGTTCACCATCGCCGGGCTGGTCGCCGAGGTCCGCGAGCTCACCGCGACGCTGCCGGCATGA
- a CDS encoding sensor histidine kinase, which yields MTALAEPATTATPSREPAVPDMPGRAVPAVLAGVAAVGLAVLLSGPGTVLLVVAATAVAVPVAELARRLRAQLGAAAALEAQRQDLVTRGRSTAEELEVATRMMRARAQTMTSVIDAVTEQSIIGTDQDGLVRVWNPGAERMLGLPRADVVRLRTITDFHAPEELSPEDGPELDATGRFAALVRVAQEHGSDVRDWTYLTADGRRLTVSVAITPRTDDDGERAGWNFVGTDMTEARAAERLKDQFVSLISHELRTPLSSILGYLELVMDDEEQPLTAEQRQYLSTVERNAQRLLRLVGDLLFTAQVDAGRFTLQPEDVDLAAIVRGAEETARVTAATRGVAVAVDVPAEGLVVRGDALRLGQACDNLVSNAVKFTPAGGQVTLRLRTAWRDADGALADAAGPGAEPVALLSVSDTGVGIPSGEQGRLFTSFFRASTARRNAVPGVGLGLTITKAITTAHGGTLDVASVEGRGTTFTLALPL from the coding sequence ATGACCGCGCTCGCCGAGCCGGCGACGACCGCCACCCCCAGCCGGGAGCCCGCCGTCCCCGACATGCCCGGGCGGGCGGTCCCGGCGGTGCTCGCCGGCGTCGCGGCGGTCGGCCTCGCCGTGCTGCTCAGCGGGCCCGGCACCGTGCTGCTGGTCGTCGCCGCGACCGCCGTCGCCGTGCCGGTGGCCGAGCTCGCCCGCCGGCTGCGGGCCCAGCTGGGCGCCGCCGCCGCGCTGGAGGCCCAGCGGCAGGACCTGGTCACCCGGGGCCGGTCGACCGCCGAGGAGCTCGAGGTCGCGACCCGGATGATGCGGGCGCGCGCCCAGACGATGACCAGCGTCATCGACGCGGTCACCGAGCAGTCGATCATCGGCACCGACCAGGACGGCCTGGTCCGGGTCTGGAACCCCGGCGCCGAGCGGATGCTCGGGCTGCCGCGCGCCGACGTCGTCCGGCTGCGCACCATCACCGACTTCCACGCCCCCGAGGAGCTCTCCCCGGAGGACGGCCCGGAGCTGGACGCCACCGGCCGGTTCGCCGCCCTCGTGCGCGTCGCGCAGGAGCACGGCAGCGACGTCCGGGACTGGACCTACCTGACCGCCGACGGCCGGCGGCTCACCGTCTCGGTGGCGATCACCCCGCGCACCGACGACGACGGCGAGCGGGCCGGCTGGAACTTCGTCGGCACCGACATGACCGAGGCGCGCGCGGCCGAGCGGCTCAAGGACCAGTTCGTCAGCCTGATCTCCCACGAGCTGCGCACCCCGCTGTCGTCGATCCTCGGCTACCTCGAGCTCGTCATGGACGACGAGGAGCAGCCGCTCACCGCCGAGCAGCGCCAGTACCTGAGCACCGTCGAGCGCAACGCGCAGCGGCTGCTGCGGCTGGTCGGCGACCTGCTGTTCACCGCGCAGGTGGACGCCGGCCGGTTCACCCTGCAGCCCGAGGACGTCGACCTGGCCGCGATCGTCCGCGGGGCCGAGGAGACCGCCCGGGTGACGGCGGCGACCCGCGGCGTCGCGGTGGCCGTCGACGTGCCCGCCGAGGGTCTGGTGGTCCGCGGTGACGCGCTGCGGCTGGGCCAGGCGTGCGACAACCTGGTCTCCAACGCGGTCAAGTTCACCCCCGCCGGCGGGCAGGTGACCCTGCGGCTCCGCACGGCCTGGCGGGACGCCGACGGTGCCCTGGCCGACGCGGCCGGGCCCGGTGCCGAGCCGGTCGCGCTGCTGTCGGTGAGCGACACCGGCGTCGGCATCCCCAGCGGCGAGCAGGGCCGGCTGTTCACCAGCTTCTTCCGCGCCTCGACCGCCCGGCGCAACGCCGTCCCCGGGGTCGGGCTGGGCCTGACCATCACCAAGGCGATCACCACCGCGCACGGCGGGACGCTCGACGTGGCCAGCGTCGAGGGCCGCGGGACCACCTTCACCCTGGCCCTGCCGCTGTAG
- a CDS encoding TasA family protein, with amino-acid sequence MTATTTRSRTARKVLGSLGVIGAAAAVAGMGTFGTFTDSTTPLNASVTSGTLNVDLKNIGQAATLPMTAAGFVPGDSISRAVDLVNSGNLALGSMTLTSTATTSSVLDTDKTNGLQLTVKSCPVVWTESVVNGVATYTCSGTATTLVSSAAVMNAVLPNVASLAPKGTDHLVVTLSLPTSADNGFQGKTSALSVTFTGTQQTGTNR; translated from the coding sequence ATGACCGCCACCACCACCCGCAGCCGCACCGCCCGCAAGGTCCTCGGCTCCCTGGGCGTCATCGGCGCCGCCGCTGCCGTCGCCGGCATGGGCACCTTCGGCACCTTCACCGACAGCACCACCCCGCTGAACGCCTCGGTCACCTCCGGCACGCTGAACGTCGACCTGAAGAACATCGGCCAGGCCGCGACCCTCCCGATGACCGCCGCCGGCTTCGTGCCCGGCGACTCCATCAGCCGCGCGGTCGACCTGGTCAACAGCGGCAACCTCGCGCTGGGCAGCATGACGCTGACCTCCACCGCCACCACCTCGAGCGTGCTGGACACCGACAAGACCAACGGCCTGCAGCTGACCGTCAAGTCCTGCCCCGTGGTCTGGACCGAGTCCGTCGTCAACGGCGTCGCGACCTACACCTGCTCCGGCACCGCCACCACGCTCGTGTCCAGCGCCGCCGTGATGAACGCCGTCCTGCCCAACGTGGCGAGCCTGGCCCCCAAGGGCACCGACCACCTCGTCGTGACCCTGTCGCTGCCGACCTCCGCCGACAACGGCTTCCAGGGCAAGACCAGCGCCCTCAGCGTCACCTTCACCGGGACCCAGCAGACCGGCACCAACCGCTGA